AGCCCCTCCAGCGTGACGGCGAAGCCCTTGTGCGAGTGGCCACACAACATCCACTTGGGCATCATCGCGTCCACCAACCGCCGCGTCACGGGGTTGCCAATCCAATACGAGGGCAAGGGCCTGGGCGGCGAGGGATTCTCGTCCCGCGCTCGCTGGACGATGCCTCGCGGCCACTCATGCACCAGCAGCAGGTCCACGTCCCGCAACGTGGCCAGTTGATCCACCTCGGGCGTGCGGAAATAACCGGCCTGCTTCACCATGTCCGGGGTGCTGGGAGGCTTCAGCGGCTGGTCGACGAAGCGCGGGGCGTGGATGCCGGACAGATAGGCCACGCGCAGCCCCCCCAGCTCACGCAGGCCCGCACGCCCCAGGTACATCACGTTCGGCGCCAACGCGCCTCCCTGCTGGAGGTCGTGCAGCGCTTCGAAGTCCTCGTTGTTGCCACCGATGAAGTACAGCGGACGCTTCACCTTCCGGAGCCCGTCCGCGTACTCCGCGAACTCCGCGGGCATGGCGCGCTTGGCGGCCTTGCGACGGTGGTCATCCGCGCGGCGGAAGGCCTCCACGTCGCCCACGGCCAGCACCAGGTCCACCTGGCGACCTCGCGCCTGCTCCAGTGCGTCCAGCCATGTCTCCACGCGGTGGAAGCGGCCGTGGATGTCGCCCACGGCCGCGACAAGTAGGGGTTCCGGCATCTTGCTTAAAAGGCTGCACGCGCCCCTCCCCCCTGTCGAGTCGACTTCATCCCATCTCCCCAGTGGTAGACAGAACGCTTCCTCTCCTGGCAGCCGATGACGCAGCCCGTCCAACCCGTGGCGCCCACGAGGGCCCGTCCATTCACGTCCGAAAGCGGCCAGACATGGGCCGCCGTATATGGGAGTCAGAGCCCCATGACCGCCCTGGAACCCTCCGCGTGCTACCGCGCCGTGCAGACCCGGGATGCCCGCTTCGACGGCAGGTTCTTCACCGCCGTCCGGACCACGCGCATCTACTGCCGGCCCATCTGCCCCGCCCGGACGCCCCGGTTCGAGAACTGCACCTTCTTCCCGAGCGCCGCTGGCGCCCAGGAGGCCGGCTACCGGCCCTGCCTGCGCTGCCGCCCGGAGACCTCCCCGGACCTCGCCTTCTGGCGCGGCACGTCGAACACCGTCGCCCGCGCCCTCGCGCTCATCGCGGAAGGCGGAATGGATGACGAAGGCGCGGGCGTGACGGAGCTCGCGGACCGGTTGGGCGTGGGGGACCGGCAGCTCCGGCGCTTATTCCAGCAACACCTGGGCGCGTCGCCCGTCGCGGTGGCCCAGACGCGGCGCGTGCTGTTCGCCCGGCAGCTCCTCCACGAGACGTCGCTGCCCATGGCCGAGGTGGCGCTCGCCGCGGGGTTCCGCAGCGTCCGCCGCTTCAACGCCGTCTTCCGCTCGCTCCATGGCCGGCCCCCCCGGGAGCTTCGGAGGAGCAAGGCCCCTGAAACCCATACGTCCACGGGCGTCACGCTCTTCATCCCCTACCGCCCGCCGTACGACTGGGAGTCGATGCTGGCCCACCTGGAGGCGCGAGCGCTGCCGGGGCTCGAATACATCGAAGCCGGGCGCTACCGGCGAACGGTGGCGCATGCGCGGGGCGCGGGCTCCATCGAGGTCTCCCCGGCTCCGCGACGCGCGGGCTTCCTGGTGACGCTCCGGCTTCCGGAGGTCCAAGCCCTGCCCGGAGTCGTGGCCCAGGTCCGCCGCGTCTTCGACGTGGGCGCGGATGTGGATGTCATTGGCGCGCACCTGTCTCGCGACCCACGGCTGGCGCCCCTCGTCGCGCGGCGCCCCGGGCTGCGGGCTCCGGGCGGCTGGGACGGCTTCGAGCTCGCGGTCCGGGCCGTGCTGGGGCAGCAGGTGACGGTGGTCGCCGCGCGCGGCCTGGGCGCCCGGCTGGTCGCCGAGTACGGAGAGCCCGCCCTCACCGAGGCCACCGGACACCCTCGGCTCCTGCGAACCTTCCCGCGTCCCGAAAGGCTGGTGGGTGAGGACCTGCGCCGGCTCGGCATGCCCGCGGCTCGCGCGAAGACGTTGTCGAGTCTCGCCGCCGCGGCCGTCGCGGACCCACGGCTGTTCCAGCCCGGCGCCTCGCTGGAGGAAGCCATCACCCGCTTCAAGCGCATCCCTGGCATCGGCGACTGGACGGCGCAGTACATCGCCCTGCGCGCCGTGCGCGAGACGGATGCCTTTCCCTCCGCGGACGTCGCGCTGCTTCGGGCCCTCGAGGATGACGCGGGCGTCCGGCCCACGCCCGACGCGGTGCTTCGCCGCTCGGAGGCCTGGAGCCCCTGGCGCGCCTACGCGGCACAAC
This genomic window from Myxococcus hansupus contains:
- a CDS encoding AlkA N-terminal domain-containing protein → MTALEPSACYRAVQTRDARFDGRFFTAVRTTRIYCRPICPARTPRFENCTFFPSAAGAQEAGYRPCLRCRPETSPDLAFWRGTSNTVARALALIAEGGMDDEGAGVTELADRLGVGDRQLRRLFQQHLGASPVAVAQTRRVLFARQLLHETSLPMAEVALAAGFRSVRRFNAVFRSLHGRPPRELRRSKAPETHTSTGVTLFIPYRPPYDWESMLAHLEARALPGLEYIEAGRYRRTVAHARGAGSIEVSPAPRRAGFLVTLRLPEVQALPGVVAQVRRVFDVGADVDVIGAHLSRDPRLAPLVARRPGLRAPGGWDGFELAVRAVLGQQVTVVAARGLGARLVAEYGEPALTEATGHPRLLRTFPRPERLVGEDLRRLGMPAARAKTLSSLAAAAVADPRLFQPGASLEEAITRFKRIPGIGDWTAQYIALRAVRETDAFPSADVALLRALEDDAGVRPTPDAVLRRSEAWSPWRAYAAQHLWAADAERSRAPSPTKDNHASAAATAH